One segment of Solanum lycopersicum chromosome 1, SLM_r2.1 DNA contains the following:
- the LOC101245388 gene encoding CEN-like protein 1 produces MSCRDIEPLIVAKVIGEVVDSFNPSVKMNVTYNGTKQVFNGHELMPLVIASKPRVEIGGEDMRSAYTLVMIDPDVPGPSDPYLREHLHWIVTDIPGSTDASFGREIISYVNPKPVIGIHRYVFVLYKQNRGRQTVKPSVSRDHFNTRKFAVENGLGSPVAAVYFNAQRETAARRR; encoded by the exons ATGTCTTGTAGAGATATTGAACCACTTATTGTTGCAAAAGTGATTGGAGAAGTTGTAGATAGTTTCAATCCAAGTGTGAAAATGAATGTGACATATAATGGAACCAAACAAGTCTTTAATGGTCATGAACTCATGCCTCTTGTCATTGCTTCTAAGCCTCGCGTCGAGATTGGTGGCGAAGATATGAGATCTGCTTACACACTC GTGATGATTGATCCAGACGTTCCAGGTCCTAGTGATCCTTACTTAAGAGAACACCTCCATTG GATTGTGACAGATATTCCTGGCTCTACTGATGCCTCTTTTG GAAGAGAGATAATAAGCTACGTGAATCCAAAACCAGTTATTGGAATTCATCGATACGTATTTGTATTATACAAACAAAATAGAGGAAGACAAACAGTGAAACCATCAGTATCAAGAGATCATTTCAACACTCGAAAATTTGCGGTAGAAAATGGATTGGGTTCCCCTGTTGCTGCTGTTTACTTTAATGCACAAAGAGAAACTGCTGCTAGAAGAAGATAA